The Hymenobacter sp. DG01 genome has a segment encoding these proteins:
- the panC gene encoding pantoate--beta-alanine ligase, producing the protein MEILNTAAELQARTENWRQAGKRIGLVPTMGALHEGHLQLVRASAQECDVVVASIFVNPTQFNNPDDFRLYPRLPEADAELLGPAGCTALFLPAVADMYPQPTVLHFDFGPLERVMEGAHRPGHFNGVATVVSKLFHLSRPHRAYFGQKDLQQVTIVRQLVADLSFDLAVVAFPTVREADGLAMSSRNRRLDAPARALAPRLYQSLQLAEGLVQAGEATPEAVREAVRAFLSSQPAIELEYIEVADAQTLQPLTDWQPGRPVALCLAAHLGGVRLIDNVVVER; encoded by the coding sequence ATGGAGATACTGAACACCGCGGCTGAGTTGCAAGCCCGTACCGAAAATTGGCGGCAGGCTGGTAAGCGTATTGGCCTGGTGCCAACTATGGGTGCCCTGCACGAAGGCCACCTGCAGCTGGTGCGCGCATCCGCTCAGGAGTGCGACGTTGTTGTAGCCAGCATCTTCGTGAACCCTACCCAGTTCAACAACCCCGACGACTTCCGCCTTTACCCGCGCCTGCCCGAGGCCGATGCAGAGCTGCTCGGGCCTGCTGGCTGCACGGCCTTGTTTCTGCCGGCCGTGGCCGATATGTACCCCCAGCCTACGGTGCTGCACTTTGATTTCGGGCCCCTGGAGCGCGTAATGGAAGGGGCACACCGGCCGGGACACTTCAACGGGGTAGCGACGGTAGTAAGCAAGCTGTTTCACCTGAGCCGGCCTCACCGGGCGTACTTCGGCCAGAAAGACCTGCAGCAGGTGACTATCGTGCGGCAGTTGGTAGCTGATTTGTCGTTTGATTTGGCGGTGGTGGCCTTCCCGACCGTGCGCGAGGCCGATGGGTTGGCTATGTCGTCGCGGAACCGCCGGCTCGATGCGCCGGCCCGCGCCCTGGCCCCGCGCCTGTACCAGAGCCTGCAGCTGGCCGAAGGGCTGGTGCAGGCGGGCGAAGCCACCCCGGAGGCCGTTCGGGAGGCAGTGCGTGCGTTTTTAAGCTCCCAGCCCGCTATTGAGCTGGAGTACATAGAAGTAGCCGATGCCCAGACCCTGCAGCCCCTGACGGATTGGCAGCCCGGCCGGCCGGTGGCCTTGTGCCTGGCAGCTCACCTGGGCGGAGTCCGCCTGATTGATAACGTAGTGGTTGAGCGGTAA
- a CDS encoding AraC family transcriptional regulator → MEDYNKVIESLGVRYIKAKNLVLQQPFTVRNSYDVGNNLILLHKGRISFGDEDQLVEEGEMLFIPGGRATKVTYGETSSKSITNDDLITNKDKFFHSNSDLDLIGDAEESHSFVSFEAKVFDSVNFFASLDVPAFLITGNSKLANLVIKVVEESLQELPGRERLITIYTENIVVEIVRYILKNKMFVEQLATNSTYFKDPRLIDLFNYIKENIGGDLSNKVLSGVANVSEDYVGQYFKMLTGINPQDYIEYQRMERAVFLLRTTKKSIRDIGKEVGYKDTAYFCRRFKMMFGIPAGKMRRRESAMNI, encoded by the coding sequence ATGGAAGATTATAATAAAGTGATTGAGTCGCTGGGTGTTCGGTACATCAAGGCGAAAAATCTGGTGTTGCAGCAGCCCTTTACGGTGCGCAATTCCTATGATGTAGGCAACAATCTTATTCTGTTGCACAAGGGCCGTATCTCTTTCGGCGATGAAGATCAGCTGGTAGAGGAAGGCGAAATGCTCTTTATTCCGGGTGGCCGCGCTACTAAGGTAACCTACGGCGAAACCTCGAGCAAGAGCATCACCAACGACGACCTCATCACGAACAAGGATAAGTTCTTCCACTCCAACTCAGACCTGGATCTGATTGGTGATGCTGAGGAAAGCCATTCTTTCGTCAGCTTCGAGGCCAAGGTGTTCGACTCTGTTAACTTCTTTGCCTCCCTGGACGTGCCGGCCTTCTTGATTACCGGTAACTCCAAGCTGGCGAACCTGGTCATTAAGGTGGTAGAGGAAAGCCTGCAGGAGCTGCCGGGCCGGGAGCGCCTCATCACTATCTACACCGAGAACATTGTGGTGGAGATTGTGCGCTACATCCTGAAGAACAAGATGTTTGTGGAGCAGCTGGCTACCAACAGCACCTACTTCAAAGATCCGCGCCTCATTGATCTGTTCAACTACATCAAGGAGAACATTGGCGGCGACCTCTCAAACAAGGTTCTCTCGGGCGTAGCCAACGTAAGCGAAGACTATGTAGGCCAGTACTTTAAGATGCTGACCGGCATTAACCCCCAAGACTACATCGAATACCAGCGCATGGAGCGCGCTGTATTCCTGCTGCGCACCACCAAGAAAAGCATCCGCGACATTGGGAAGGAAGTGGGCTACAAAGACACCGCTTACTTCTGCCGCCGCTTCAAGATGATGTTTGGCATTCCGGCTGGTAAGATGCGCCGCCGCGAGTCGGCCATGAACATCTAA
- a CDS encoding lysylphosphatidylglycerol synthase transmembrane domain-containing protein, with product MKRFLNVLKYGLLLLLSGLLMWYALRGQELRLVGEYVRTANYGWLGLTILLSATGYFSRAHRWQMQLEASRQRASYWDVYHAMMVGYLANLVLPRMGEVIRCSVLQRTGRVPVQVSLGAVIAERVIDLLILAALMGLTLLLDFQKFWAFVVSLFSDRYNSLAAHQGLLVALLATVVALLLLTGYLLFRNLERLRQHALFVKLENFVRGLLDGVFSIRKLRNPGLFLLHTAFTWLVYYLMDYLAFFAFPATAGLTPAAGLAVLTFGALGMAAPVQGGFGAFHLMVQSTLLVYGISKEAGIAYALVVHGSQTLLVVLMGGISFVASMMKSGRRVKQVALS from the coding sequence ATGAAACGATTTCTGAACGTTCTGAAATACGGCTTGCTGCTGCTATTGTCAGGGCTATTGATGTGGTACGCCCTGCGCGGGCAGGAACTGCGGCTGGTAGGTGAGTACGTGCGCACGGCAAACTACGGCTGGCTGGGCCTGACGATTCTACTCTCGGCTACGGGCTACTTCAGCCGGGCTCACCGCTGGCAGATGCAGCTGGAAGCCAGCCGGCAGCGCGCCTCCTATTGGGATGTATATCACGCCATGATGGTGGGCTACCTGGCTAACTTAGTGCTACCCCGGATGGGAGAAGTAATCCGATGCTCGGTGCTGCAGCGCACGGGCCGGGTGCCGGTACAGGTGTCGCTTGGGGCCGTTATTGCCGAGCGGGTTATTGATCTGCTGATTCTAGCGGCCCTGATGGGCCTGACGCTGCTGCTGGACTTTCAGAAATTCTGGGCCTTTGTGGTAAGCTTGTTTTCAGATCGGTATAACTCACTGGCGGCGCACCAGGGGCTACTGGTGGCACTGCTGGCAACCGTGGTGGCGCTGCTGCTGCTTACAGGCTACCTGCTATTCCGCAACCTGGAGCGGCTGCGCCAGCATGCTCTGTTTGTGAAACTGGAAAACTTTGTGCGCGGCCTGCTGGATGGCGTATTCAGCATCCGGAAGCTCCGTAACCCTGGCCTGTTTCTATTGCACACGGCCTTTACCTGGCTGGTGTATTACCTGATGGACTACCTGGCGTTTTTCGCCTTTCCGGCCACGGCCGGCCTTACCCCCGCCGCCGGCCTGGCCGTGCTCACCTTTGGGGCGCTGGGCATGGCCGCACCAGTGCAGGGCGGCTTCGGGGCCTTTCACCTGATGGTGCAAAGCACGCTGCTGGTGTATGGCATCAGCAAGGAAGCCGGTATTGCCTATGCTTTAGTGGTACACGGCTCTCAAACCTTGCTGGTCGTACTCATGGGCGGCATCAGCTTTGTAGCCAGCATGATGAAATCGGGCCGCCGGGTAAAGCAGGTGGCCTTATCCTAG
- a CDS encoding acyl-CoA dehydrogenase translates to MDFQLTEEQLAVQAAAREFAQSELWAGVIERDEHQKFPAEQIKKMGELGFMGMMVSPEYGGGGMDTVSYVLAMEEISKVDASCSVIMSVNNSLVCWGLEKYGTEEQKRKYLPGLTSGEIIGAFALSEPEAGSDATSQRTTAEDKGDYYLLNGTKNWITNGTTASVYLVVAQTNPELKHRGINVLIVEKGMEGFVQGPKENKLGIRGSDTCSLMFNDVKVPKENRIGEDGFGFKFAMQVLAGGRIGIAAQALGIASGSYELALKYSKERKAFGVPISQHQAIQFKLADMATAIDAARLLCLQAAADKDAHRDYAKSGAMAKLFASKTAMDSSVEAVQIHGGYGFVKEYHVERLMRDAKITQIYEGTSEIQKIVISREILK, encoded by the coding sequence ATGGATTTTCAGCTTACCGAAGAACAACTGGCCGTTCAGGCCGCCGCCCGCGAATTTGCCCAGTCTGAACTGTGGGCTGGTGTTATTGAGCGGGATGAACACCAAAAATTTCCCGCCGAGCAAATCAAGAAGATGGGCGAGCTGGGCTTCATGGGCATGATGGTAAGCCCCGAGTACGGCGGTGGTGGGATGGATACCGTGAGCTACGTGCTGGCCATGGAAGAAATCAGCAAAGTAGATGCTTCCTGCTCGGTTATCATGTCGGTGAATAACTCGCTGGTATGCTGGGGCCTGGAGAAGTACGGCACCGAAGAGCAGAAGCGCAAGTACCTGCCCGGCCTGACCTCCGGCGAAATCATCGGGGCTTTTGCCCTTTCTGAGCCCGAAGCCGGCTCCGATGCTACCAGCCAGCGTACCACCGCCGAGGACAAAGGCGACTACTACCTGCTCAATGGCACCAAAAACTGGATTACCAATGGCACCACCGCCTCGGTATATCTGGTGGTAGCCCAAACCAACCCCGAGCTGAAGCACCGTGGCATCAACGTGCTCATCGTGGAGAAGGGCATGGAAGGCTTTGTGCAGGGTCCCAAGGAAAACAAGCTGGGTATCCGCGGCTCCGACACCTGCTCGCTGATGTTCAACGACGTGAAAGTGCCCAAGGAAAACCGCATCGGCGAGGACGGCTTCGGCTTCAAGTTCGCCATGCAGGTACTGGCCGGCGGCCGCATTGGCATTGCCGCCCAGGCTCTGGGCATTGCCTCTGGCTCCTACGAGCTGGCTCTGAAGTACTCCAAGGAGCGTAAAGCTTTCGGGGTGCCGATTTCTCAGCACCAGGCTATTCAGTTCAAGCTAGCCGATATGGCAACCGCCATCGACGCGGCCCGCTTGCTGTGCCTGCAGGCCGCCGCCGACAAGGACGCCCACCGCGACTACGCCAAGTCGGGCGCTATGGCTAAGCTGTTCGCCTCCAAAACCGCTATGGATAGCTCCGTAGAAGCCGTTCAAATTCACGGGGGCTACGGTTTCGTGAAGGAATACCACGTGGAGCGCCTGATGCGCGACGCCAAAATCACCCAGATTTATGAGGGAACTTCTGAGATTCAGAAAATTGTAATCTCTCGGGAAATCCTGAAATAG
- a CDS encoding glycogen/starch synthase gives MSKLRILYAATEINPFLQTTKVAEFLRRLPQGMQEMGMEIRIFVPRFGIINERKNRLHEVVRLSGINIAVGEDEKPLIIKVASIPNAKLQVYFIDNEDYFHRKSVLVDKNDKFHADNDERAIFFCKGVLETVKKLGWAPDIVHCNDWMTGLIPMYLKTTYKKDPIFKDAKSVFTIYNNEFDHKFEGDIIEKAKMLDIEDDMLAALKTADFGGFIKVGMEYSDTVVKSDESFSENLNTLFTEYSAKKQIEQVGADDNLLTSYYALYNELAS, from the coding sequence ATGTCCAAGTTGAGAATACTCTACGCTGCCACGGAAATCAACCCGTTTTTGCAGACCACCAAGGTAGCAGAGTTTTTGCGGCGGCTGCCGCAGGGAATGCAGGAAATGGGGATGGAAATCCGCATTTTCGTGCCCCGTTTCGGCATCATCAATGAGCGCAAGAACCGCCTGCACGAAGTGGTGCGGCTCTCGGGCATCAACATTGCCGTAGGCGAGGACGAAAAGCCGTTGATCATCAAGGTTGCCTCCATTCCGAACGCCAAGCTGCAGGTGTACTTCATTGACAATGAAGACTACTTCCACCGCAAATCAGTACTGGTTGACAAGAACGACAAGTTTCACGCCGACAACGATGAGCGGGCTATCTTCTTCTGCAAAGGAGTGCTGGAAACCGTAAAGAAGCTGGGCTGGGCTCCGGACATTGTGCACTGCAACGACTGGATGACGGGCCTGATTCCGATGTACCTGAAAACGACCTACAAGAAGGACCCGATTTTCAAGGACGCCAAATCGGTGTTCACCATCTACAACAATGAGTTCGACCACAAATTTGAGGGCGACATCATTGAGAAGGCCAAGATGCTGGACATTGAGGACGACATGCTGGCGGCCCTGAAAACCGCTGACTTTGGTGGCTTCATCAAGGTAGGTATGGAGTATTCTGATACAGTAGTAAAATCCGACGAGTCGTTCAGTGAAAACCTGAACACCCTGTTCACGGAGTATTCAGCCAAGAAACAAATTGAGCAGGTCGGCGCCGACGATAACCTGCTGACCTCTTACTACGCTCTCTATAATGAATTGGCCAGCTAG
- a CDS encoding zinc metallopeptidase, which translates to MYYNSSPVFLIIILATIAGWLIQWRLRSRFNQYSRIGLQSGLSGKQIAELMLADHGITDVRVISTEGRLTDHYNPADKTVNLSEAVYAERSAAAAAVAAHECGHAVQHATAYSALQFRSAMVPALSAVSKFMPLVLMAGVLMIRTTLIPLGVGIVLFSLTTLFSFVTLPVEFDASKRALAWIDKRGIVTPQEHSMAKDALWWAAMTYVVAALSSLATLLYYVSIFLGSRDRR; encoded by the coding sequence ATGTACTACAACTCAAGCCCCGTTTTTCTAATCATCATTCTGGCGACGATAGCCGGGTGGCTGATTCAGTGGCGGCTGCGAAGCAGGTTCAATCAGTATTCCCGGATCGGGCTGCAGTCGGGCCTCTCGGGCAAACAGATTGCCGAGCTCATGCTGGCCGACCACGGCATTACCGATGTGCGCGTGATCAGCACGGAAGGCCGCCTGACCGACCACTACAACCCCGCCGATAAAACAGTGAATTTGAGCGAGGCCGTGTACGCCGAGCGCAGTGCGGCCGCCGCGGCCGTAGCCGCCCACGAGTGCGGCCACGCCGTGCAGCACGCCACGGCCTATAGCGCCCTGCAGTTCCGTTCTGCCATGGTGCCGGCCTTGAGCGCGGTGTCCAAGTTCATGCCCTTGGTGCTGATGGCAGGCGTACTGATGATCCGGACAACCCTGATTCCGCTGGGGGTAGGCATTGTGTTGTTTTCGCTTACTACCCTGTTTTCCTTTGTAACCCTACCCGTGGAGTTTGATGCCTCCAAAAGGGCCCTGGCCTGGATTGACAAGCGCGGCATTGTAACCCCGCAGGAGCACAGCATGGCGAAAGACGCCCTCTGGTGGGCCGCTATGACCTACGTGGTAGCTGCCCTCAGCTCCCTGGCTACCCTGCTCTACTACGTGAGCATCTTTCTGGGCAGCCGCGACCGGCGTTAG
- the rfaE2 gene encoding D-glycero-beta-D-manno-heptose 1-phosphate adenylyltransferase: MWTKDKIMPLEALLPQVAAWKAQGERVVFTNGCFDLLHLGHVDYLEKARHLGQRLVVGLNTDASVSCLKPGRPLQDEVSRARVLASLLFVDAVVLFDEQTPLALIEAILPDVLVKGDDYQISGIVGHEVVLQNGGQVLTVPLVTGYSTTRIVERILGSN; encoded by the coding sequence ATGTGGACGAAAGATAAGATTATGCCCCTGGAGGCTTTACTACCCCAGGTAGCCGCCTGGAAGGCCCAGGGCGAGCGGGTTGTATTCACCAACGGCTGCTTCGACCTGTTGCACCTGGGCCACGTTGATTACCTCGAAAAAGCCCGACACCTGGGCCAGCGGCTGGTGGTGGGTCTGAATACCGATGCCTCCGTCAGTTGCCTCAAGCCCGGCCGGCCCCTGCAGGACGAAGTGTCACGGGCGCGGGTCTTGGCCTCGCTTTTGTTTGTGGATGCCGTAGTGCTCTTCGATGAGCAAACGCCACTGGCCCTGATTGAAGCCATCCTGCCCGACGTTCTGGTGAAGGGCGACGACTATCAGATCAGTGGAATTGTGGGCCACGAAGTGGTGTTACAAAACGGCGGCCAGGTGCTGACCGTACCACTGGTAACCGGCTACAGCACTACGCGCATCGTCGAGCGGATTTTGGGTAGCAACTAA
- the panD gene encoding aspartate 1-decarboxylase produces the protein MHIEVLKSKIHRVKVTQAELHYVGSITIDEDLLDAANMVENEKVTIVNINNGERFETYTIKGERGSGMICLNGPAARRVAVGDIIIIISYALIDFAEARAHKPTVIFPDQHNRVG, from the coding sequence ATGCACATCGAGGTTCTCAAGTCAAAGATTCACCGCGTAAAGGTTACGCAGGCGGAGCTGCACTACGTGGGTAGCATCACTATTGATGAGGACCTGCTGGACGCGGCCAACATGGTGGAAAACGAAAAGGTGACCATCGTGAATATCAATAATGGAGAGCGGTTTGAAACCTACACCATTAAGGGCGAGCGGGGCTCGGGCATGATTTGCCTGAATGGCCCGGCCGCCCGGCGAGTAGCCGTCGGCGACATCATCATTATTATTTCCTACGCCCTCATCGACTTCGCGGAGGCCCGGGCCCATAAGCCTACCGTCATCTTCCCTGATCAGCACAACCGCGTTGGGTAA
- the glmS gene encoding glutamine--fructose-6-phosphate transaminase (isomerizing) yields MCGIVAYIGHREACPIIIKGLRRLEYRGYDSAGVALLNGQLSVYKKKGKVADLEAFIAEKDTHANIGMGHTRWATHGEPNDVNAHPHYSTSERIAIIHNGIIENYAALKQHLQQQGHVFHSDTDTEVFVNLIEEIQKQNNCSLEEAVRLALHEVVGAYAIVVLSKDDPNQLIAARKGSPLVIGVGENEFFLASDATPIIEYTNEVVYVNDYELAVIKDGQLEIRTKEDVKQTPYIQTLELELDRIEKGGYEHFMLKEIFEQPRSILDSMRGRLELEAGHLNMGGVRAYERKFVNADRIIIVACGTSWHAGLVAEYLIEDLARIPVEVEYASEFRYRNPIITERDIVIAISQSGETADTLAAIELAKSRGATIFGICNVVGSSIARATDAGAYTHAGPEIGVASTKAFTAQVTVLTLLAMIVGHKRGTLSDTKLRELMMELNTIPAKVEKALQLNDEIEEISKIFKDVPNFLYLGRGYNFPVALEGALKLKEISYIHAEGYPAAEMKHGPIALIDENMPVVVIATKDSSYEKVVSNIQEVKARKGRIIAVVTEGDTVIPEMAEFTIEVPATSEVLMPLVSVVPLQLLSYHIAVLRGCNVDQPRNLAKSVTVE; encoded by the coding sequence ATGTGCGGGATTGTCGCTTACATTGGGCACCGTGAGGCTTGCCCCATCATCATCAAAGGTCTGCGCCGCCTGGAATACCGCGGCTACGACTCTGCCGGCGTAGCACTGCTCAACGGCCAGCTTAGTGTTTACAAGAAAAAGGGAAAGGTAGCTGACCTGGAGGCTTTTATTGCAGAAAAAGATACGCACGCCAACATTGGCATGGGCCACACTCGCTGGGCCACCCACGGGGAACCGAACGACGTAAACGCCCACCCGCACTACTCTACCTCGGAGCGGATTGCCATCATTCACAACGGTATCATTGAGAACTACGCGGCCCTCAAGCAGCACTTGCAGCAGCAGGGCCATGTGTTCCATTCCGACACGGACACGGAAGTGTTTGTGAACCTGATTGAGGAAATTCAGAAGCAGAATAACTGCTCCCTGGAAGAGGCTGTGCGCCTGGCCCTGCACGAAGTAGTAGGAGCGTACGCCATTGTGGTGCTCAGCAAAGACGACCCGAACCAGCTGATTGCCGCCCGTAAAGGCTCTCCGCTGGTGATTGGGGTAGGCGAAAACGAGTTCTTCCTGGCTTCCGACGCTACGCCCATTATCGAATACACCAACGAAGTAGTATACGTGAATGACTACGAGCTGGCAGTAATCAAAGACGGGCAGCTGGAAATCCGCACCAAGGAAGACGTTAAGCAGACGCCTTATATTCAGACCCTGGAGCTGGAACTGGACCGGATTGAGAAAGGCGGCTACGAGCACTTCATGTTGAAGGAGATTTTCGAGCAGCCCCGCTCCATCCTCGACTCCATGCGCGGCCGCTTAGAGCTGGAAGCCGGCCACTTGAACATGGGCGGCGTACGGGCCTATGAGCGCAAGTTTGTGAACGCCGACCGCATCATTATTGTGGCCTGTGGCACCTCCTGGCACGCGGGCCTGGTGGCCGAATACCTCATTGAGGACCTGGCGCGCATTCCTGTGGAAGTGGAATACGCCTCGGAATTCCGCTACCGGAACCCGATCATCACGGAGCGCGACATTGTAATTGCCATTTCTCAGTCGGGCGAAACGGCAGACACCTTGGCTGCTATTGAGCTGGCGAAGAGCAGGGGGGCTACCATCTTCGGCATCTGCAATGTGGTAGGCAGCAGCATTGCCCGCGCCACCGATGCCGGCGCCTATACCCACGCCGGTCCTGAAATTGGCGTGGCCTCTACCAAAGCCTTTACCGCTCAGGTAACTGTGCTGACCCTGCTGGCCATGATTGTGGGTCACAAGCGTGGTACCCTTTCCGACACCAAGCTGCGTGAGCTGATGATGGAGCTGAATACCATTCCGGCGAAAGTAGAAAAGGCCCTGCAGCTGAACGACGAAATCGAGGAGATTTCGAAGATCTTCAAGGACGTGCCCAACTTCCTGTATCTGGGCCGCGGCTACAACTTCCCGGTAGCCCTGGAAGGAGCCCTCAAGCTCAAGGAAATCAGCTACATTCACGCGGAGGGCTACCCCGCCGCTGAAATGAAGCACGGTCCCATTGCCCTCATCGACGAGAACATGCCGGTGGTAGTTATTGCCACCAAAGACAGCTCCTACGAGAAAGTAGTAAGCAACATTCAGGAGGTGAAGGCCCGCAAAGGCCGCATTATTGCCGTTGTGACGGAAGGCGACACGGTAATTCCGGAAATGGCGGAGTTCACCATTGAAGTGCCCGCCACCAGCGAGGTGCTGATGCCACTGGTATCGGTAGTGCCCCTGCAGCTGCTTTCCTACCACATTGCGGTGCTGCGCGGCTGCAACGTCGATCAGCCCCGTAACCTGGCTAAATCGGTAACGGTAGAGTAG
- a CDS encoding geranylgeranylglyceryl/heptaprenylglyceryl phosphate synthase yields the protein MRLTSLYDALSKRRTHGQKSLAVLLDPDNVDEASCQQILELSEQHPVDYFFVGGSLVMNSRQAALIRFIKSRSAVPVLLFPSHSLHLDDQADGILLLSLISGRNPDFLIGQHVIAAPLLRQSNLQILPTGYMLVDTGRQTTASYISGTTPLPYDKPGIAACTAMAGEQLGLRLMYLDGGSGALYPVAPAMIRAVRQAVEVPLIVGGGINTIEKAQAALQAGADVIVVGNQIEKEPTFLADMARTVHQFNQSRILTE from the coding sequence ATGCGCCTCACCAGCCTGTATGATGCCCTAAGCAAGCGCCGGACTCATGGCCAGAAGTCTCTGGCGGTACTACTGGACCCCGACAATGTAGATGAGGCCAGTTGCCAGCAGATACTGGAGCTGAGTGAACAGCATCCTGTAGATTACTTTTTTGTGGGCGGCAGCTTGGTGATGAACTCTCGCCAGGCTGCCCTCATTCGTTTTATCAAAAGCCGCTCGGCCGTGCCGGTGCTGCTGTTTCCCAGCCATAGCCTGCACCTCGATGATCAGGCCGACGGTATTCTGCTCCTGTCCCTGATTTCGGGCCGCAACCCCGATTTTCTGATCGGGCAGCACGTAATTGCCGCCCCGCTGCTGCGCCAAAGCAACCTCCAGATTCTGCCCACCGGCTACATGCTGGTTGATACAGGCCGCCAGACGACGGCCAGCTACATCAGTGGTACTACCCCCCTACCCTACGACAAGCCCGGTATTGCGGCCTGCACGGCCATGGCCGGCGAGCAGCTGGGCCTGCGCCTGATGTACCTCGATGGGGGTAGCGGCGCCCTCTACCCCGTGGCACCCGCCATGATCCGGGCCGTACGCCAAGCGGTAGAAGTACCTCTGATTGTGGGCGGCGGCATCAATACCATCGAAAAAGCCCAGGCCGCTCTGCAAGCCGGTGCTGATGTAATCGTCGTCGGCAACCAGATTGAAAAGGAGCCAACCTTTTTGGCCGATATGGCGCGCACGGTGCACCAGTTCAATCAGTCCCGAATTTTGACGGAGTAA
- a CDS encoding DUF4270 family protein, with product MNWPASASRLTSVSLFAVSLLGLATGCEKANDVGLELPGTSPITSQYLDLPVSTATVRQQPIETVNSNQVLVGRLRDAKVGTTTAQAYLNLQYNSLLSPADSLPGAAARLDSVVFSLGFDQVYGTSNQPLRFNFASLEQPLDNRTVYNSASAAPTNTVLASNLAAPLNRELKVWQQLASNTADKKDSVQVTTPDKVVRLRLLKYPATAALANATFAALQSTPMSQDKLNAAWKGIALTPAEGFADNIVSFNRSYNSRIVFYFSGNNVKGTAGIKGKSGRYHSYSLVAGPLPTEAPTTGPKYFTRLSTDFSGTALASLATTGQQVSATATEDLTYIQDGVGLATRIELSGLQALMNNSELAVNRAELLLPIRQNTNGLFPYPGINSVYLYEVNASNQPLQRTVGATTYERLIQAERLVQGTQSLATGVGDPAAAALYPSYEALQYYSMPLTEYLQAYLQDRLNGERPSALLLSPVLRTNANLTLNRAQLVNPTQPDAAKIKLRVYYSKLR from the coding sequence ATGAATTGGCCAGCTAGCGCCAGCCGACTTACGTCGGTTTCCCTTTTTGCCGTTTCGCTGCTAGGCTTGGCCACAGGCTGCGAGAAAGCCAATGATGTTGGCCTGGAGTTGCCCGGCACTTCCCCTATTACCTCGCAATACCTTGATCTGCCAGTTTCAACGGCTACTGTACGGCAGCAGCCTATTGAGACGGTTAATAGCAACCAGGTTCTGGTGGGCCGCCTGCGGGATGCCAAAGTAGGTACCACCACGGCTCAGGCATACCTAAACCTGCAATACAACTCCCTGCTGAGCCCCGCCGACTCGTTGCCTGGTGCTGCGGCACGGCTGGATTCAGTAGTATTCAGCCTGGGGTTTGATCAGGTGTATGGCACGTCAAACCAACCGCTGCGGTTCAACTTCGCCTCCCTGGAGCAGCCCCTCGACAACCGGACGGTGTATAACTCCGCTTCGGCAGCTCCAACCAATACGGTGCTGGCCAGCAACCTGGCGGCTCCGCTTAACCGCGAGCTGAAAGTGTGGCAGCAACTGGCTTCCAACACAGCAGATAAGAAAGACAGCGTGCAGGTGACGACGCCTGACAAGGTAGTACGGCTTCGTCTGCTGAAGTACCCGGCTACGGCCGCCCTGGCTAATGCCACGTTTGCGGCTCTGCAAAGCACCCCGATGAGCCAGGATAAACTGAACGCTGCGTGGAAAGGTATTGCCCTGACCCCCGCCGAAGGCTTTGCCGATAACATCGTCAGCTTCAACCGCTCTTATAATTCCCGGATCGTGTTCTACTTCAGTGGTAACAATGTGAAGGGCACGGCCGGTATTAAAGGCAAGTCGGGCCGGTATCACTCCTACAGCCTGGTAGCAGGCCCGTTGCCCACCGAGGCTCCAACAACCGGCCCGAAGTACTTCACCCGGCTTTCCACCGATTTCTCAGGTACTGCCCTGGCCAGCCTGGCTACTACCGGGCAGCAGGTTAGCGCCACCGCTACGGAAGACCTGACCTACATTCAAGACGGAGTGGGTCTGGCTACCCGCATTGAACTCTCGGGGCTGCAGGCGCTCATGAACAACTCGGAGCTGGCTGTAAACCGGGCTGAGCTGCTGCTGCCTATCAGGCAGAACACCAACGGGCTGTTTCCTTACCCGGGCATTAATAGTGTGTACCTCTACGAGGTTAATGCCAGCAATCAGCCCTTGCAGCGCACGGTGGGTGCTACCACCTACGAGCGGCTGATTCAGGCAGAGCGCCTCGTACAGGGCACCCAGTCGTTAGCTACCGGTGTTGGTGACCCCGCTGCGGCCGCCTTATACCCTAGCTACGAGGCACTTCAGTATTACAGCATGCCGCTTACTGAGTACCTGCAGGCCTACCTACAGGACCGCCTGAATGGGGAACGGCCTTCGGCCTTGCTCTTGTCACCGGTTTTGCGCACCAACGCCAACTTGACCCTGAATCGGGCCCAGCTTGTGAACCCTACGCAACCTGATGCTGCTAAAATCAAGCTGCGCGTATATTATTCCAAGCTCCGCTAA